Part of the Pseudodesulfovibrio hydrargyri genome is shown below.
CCCGAGATGCGCAAATCCCTGACCTGCTACGCCCTGGCCGAGCACAACATCCCGGCCATAGCCGTGGAGGTCTCCAAGTCCATCCGCCAGATCGGTTGGAAGGTCCGCCAGCAGCTGACCGCCACGCGCATGCTCCTGCACCGGCTCGGCGTGGAGGTCACCCCTCCCGAGTTCACGGACGAGGACGTCCGGGCCTATGCCCGCACCGGGATCAAGGTCACGGTCAACGGCCGCACGCTGGGCAGCGACGGGATCATCAACCTGGCTCCGGGCACGACTCTGGCGGTCAAGTCCGTATCCTCGGGGCCGAGCGAATTTTCCCCGGAACTGGCCCTGTTCGCTTCGGACCGGCCCGGCGTGAACCTGATCAACGCCCGACGCATGGTCCTGGAGCCGTTCTCGGAGCTGGAGTTGCGCTCGGACGGCAGCAAGGTGGCCGAGACCAAGATCCGCTGGACCGGCAAACTGCCCAACGCCCCGGGCGACGACACCCCCGTGTTTGTCTGCTGGCTCAACGGCAACCCGGTCTTCGTGCGCGACGGCGAGACCCTGAACGCGGTGCTCGGCGACCAGCTCATCCTCGAGGGCATGTGGGGCAGCGACCTCAAGGAAGTCATCAATCTCAAGGGGTTCGTGGCCATCCCCTGGGCCAACAACGGCCAGGATCTGGGCTGGGAGATCATCCTGGACCCGGACAACTTCCTGTCCCACTACGCGCTCAAATCCGACCATCCCGGGGCCACCCGGTTCCGGGTGGTCCGCGAGACGCCCGGCGCGCCCGAGGCAAGTTTTTACGTGGACATCCGGCCGCGCACGGTCCTGGCCCTGCGCCTGGGCGACAGGCACGGCCAGAACCTGCTCATTCCCTGGAACGCGGGGGGCAGCTATCGGCTGCCCGAGGGCGAGTACGTGTTCGAATCCGCCTGGAGCAACGGCCCGGACGACAAGCTGGTGGCCACGACCGGGGACAGGCCCCTCGACGAGGGCCAGTCCTTCAAGGTGGACTATGGCGCTCCGCTCAAGCTGACCGTGCGCCAGGCCACCACCTTCGGCGACATCGGGACCATGACCTTCACCGCCAGCGGGCTGGCCAGCCGGTAGACGAACGGCCCGTGCCACCCGGTCCACGCGACAAGCCCCCGCCCGGATGCGTTCCGGCGGGGGCTTGTCGCGTAAACCGGGCGGAGTGGTCAGCGCATGAGCAGGCCGATGAGGGCGAGGGGCAACCCCAGGCCCAGGAGCACGGTCGCGAACTCGTCGGCCCCGTACAGGAGGAGCAGGCCTCCGGCGACCGCGAGCCCCGCGCCGCAGAGCATGGCCAGGCGCGGAGAAAGGGGCATGGTCCGTTTGAGGGCGTCGTTGGTCCGGGCCAGGGGGCGGCCGCAGTTGCGGCATCGGGAGGCGTGCGGCCGGACGGCCGCACCGCAGATCGGGCACTTCATGGGCAGGGGGTTACCATGGTTTGTCGTTCAAGAAAATCATTTTATTCCGGTTGAATGGGGCCAGCCGCCGGTCGGCCGGTCCCGTTGCGGACCAACCGCCAGCCCCACAGGGCGGCGGTCACACCGATGAACGCGCCGCAGAGTACGTCCGAAGGGTAATGCCGCAGGGCGAGCACTCGGCTTATACCCACGGCCGTTGCCAGCGCCAGGGCGGGCACGCGCAGCCGGGGCAGGAGCACCCCCAGGGCGGTCATGGCCGAAAAGATGCGCAGGGTGTGGCCCGAGGGGAAGGAGGCATGCATGCCTCCTCCCGCCAGGGGAAAGAAGCCGTACACGCCCTTGTTGAAGAGCAGCGGCGGCCGGGCCCGGCCGAAGAGCTCCTTGAACACGTCGCCGACGAGCATGGCGCAGGCCACGGACAGGCAGAGATAGAGCAGGCCGCGCGAGCGGTTCGTCAGGCCGTTGGCCAGCCCGTCCACGGCCCCAGCGATCAACCCCGCCGCGACCAGAACGTTGAAGAACAGGTGGTTGGCCACCTGGGACAACCCCTTGGCCGCGGCGTGCCAGGCAGTGCCGCGCAGGCTCAGGGCCGCCTCGGCCGCGGGCCGGTCCACGAAAAGATAGCAGACGATGATGAGCCCTCCGAGGGCAAGGGCGGCCCATCCGGTCCGGATCAGGGTGGTGCGCATGGTCCGCCTTCTCCTATGCTCCGACGTTTCGGGCGTACCCGGTCAGGCCGGGTCCACCAGCACGGCGGCCACGTCCATGACGTTGGTCCGGGTGGGGCCGGTCCTGAGCAGGGCGCCCGCGCCGTCCAGGAAGTGGTAGGCGTCATTCTCGGCCAGGGCTCGCCCTGCGGCCTCGGATCGCTCGCCGCAGGCCGTGTCCGGGAAGGCCATGCCCCCGGCCGCGTCCGTGGGGCCGTCCGTGCCGTCCGTGCCCAGGCTCATGGCCGAAATCCGCTCGCCCGCGTCCCCCAGGGCGGTCATCTCCAGGGCCGCGGCCAGGGCCCATTCCTGGTTGCGGCCGCCCTTGCCGCCGCCCTTGATGGTTACCGTGGTCTCGCCTCCGGCCAGGAGGCAGACGGGCGGCCGTGTTTCGCCCCCGCCGAGACTGTATTTCCCGGCCAACCGGATGAGCCGGGCGGCCTGGTCCCGGGCCTCGCCCTCCATGGCCAGGTCCACAACCACCGGGGTGTAGCCCAGGTCGCGGGCGGCCGTTGCCGCGCCGTGAACGGCCATGGCGTTGCCCGCCACGATGGAGTTGCGCACCCGCGCAAAGCAGAGGTCGCCCGCCTTGCGCGTCTCCGGGGCGCGCCCGGCGCAGCCGTCGGCCACGGCCCGGACCACGCTGTCCGGCATGCGGTGGCACAGTCGGTACTTGTCCAGGATGGCCTGGCAGTCCGGGAAGGTGGAGTCGTCGGGCGCGGTGGGCCCGGAGCCGATGACGTCCAGCCGGTCGCCGACCACGTCCGAGATGATCAGGGTGGCGACCGTGGCCGGGGCCAGGGTCTCGGCCAGGTGTCCGCCCTTGAACCGCGAGAGGTGCTTGCGGATGGCGTTGATCTCGCCGATGGCCGCGCCGCATTCGAGCAGCCTGCGCGTGGCCTCCTGCTTGTCGGCCAGGGAGACCGCGCCGAGCGGCGAGGGCGCCAGGGCGCTGGCCCCGCCGGACAGGAGAAACAGGATCAGGTCCCGCTCCCGGGCGTCGGCCGCGCGTTCGAGCAGCGCACCGGCCGCGCGCACCCCGGCCTCGTCGGGCACGGGGTGGCCGGACTCCATGACCTCGGTCCGGGCCAGGGACAGGCCGTGGCCGTACTTGGTGGCCACCAGTCCGCTGTCCAACCGGTCGCCCAGGATGTCCTCCATGGTCGCGGCCATGGCCGCCGAGGCCTTGCCCGCGCCGAGCAGGAGCACCCGGTCGTAGTCGTCCAGATCGTACTTCCGGCCGTCCACGGCCAGGATGTTCCCCTCTCGTTTCACGGCCGCCCTCAGGGCGGGATCCGGGGCCACGGCCTGGAGCGCACCGTCGACGATGCGCAGCAGGCGGGCCTTTTTCTCGGCGTAAGCGGTCATGTTCTCTCGGGTCTAATCGTAGATTTCGGGGTTGAGGCAGGTCTCGGGCTTGTGGCCCTTGAGCATGGCCAGCATGTTGCGGGCGGCCAGCATGGACATGTCCGTGCGCGAGGACTCCGTGCCCGAGCCGATGTGCGGCAGCAGGACCACGTTGGCAAGCTCGGCCAGGCCCGGGGTCAGGGCGGGCTCGTTTTCGTACACGTCCAGCCCCGCACCCGCGATCTCGCCCGCCTTGAGGGCCTCGAGCAGGGCCTGCTCGTCGATGACCGGGCCGCGCGCGGTGTTGATGATGTAGGCGGTCCTCTTCATGCGCTTGAACGCATCGGCCCCGAACAGATGGCGGGTGCCGGGGTTCAGCGGGGCGTGCAGGGAGATGAAGTCGGACTCTTCCAGCAGTTCCTCGAAGGAGACCAGGCGGGCGTTCAACTCCTTGTCCAGGGTCTCGTTCCTGCGGCCGGACGAGCTGGTGTACAGGACCGGCATGTCGAAGCCCCGGCTCATGCGGGCCATGGCCGTGCCGATGCGGCCCGCGCCCACGATGCCCAGCGTCTTGCCGGTCACGTCGCCGCCGATGAATTGCATGGGGCCCCAGCCGGCCCAGGAGCCCGAGCGCATGACCGCGTCCGCCTCCACGACCCTCCGGGCCACGCCGAAGAGCAGGGACCAGGCGCACTCGGCCGTGGCGTTGGTCAATACGTCCGGGGTGTTGGTCACGGGCAGCCCGCGCCGGGTGGCCTCGGGCACGTCGATGTTGTCGAAGCCCACGGCGTAGTTGGCGTACCCCTTGAGGTTCGGGGCCGCGTCGAAGAATTCGGCGTCGATCCTCTCGGTCAGCAGGCCGATGACGCCCTGGCAGTCCTTGATGATCTCGAGCAGCCGTTCGCGGGGCACCGGAGCGTCGTCTGGGTTGACCTCCACCTCGGCCGCCTGGCGGAGCAGGTCGAGGCCTTGTTTGGGAATCTGCCGGGTGACGTATACTTTGGGTAGGTTCATTGTCGCCTCCTTGGTGTTCCCCCTAAGGATGCTGTCCATTGGCCGCGGAGTCAATGGGTGATCGGCAACAACGAAAAACCCCCTTGCAGGCTGGGCCTGAAGGGGGCTTTGCTATCGTGGTGCGCCCGGCACGATTCGAACGTGCGATCTTTCGGTTCGTAGCCGAATGCTCTATCCAGCTGAGCCACGGGCGCGCAAACGAAGTGAATGTCTATGCCCAAGCGTGGCCCACGTCAAGGGATTTTTTCAGGAATTTTTCAGTTTGGTGGTGAAGAGGTCGTCCATCCCCGTGGCCAGGCACGCCTCGACGCCGTTGACGCGGATGAGCATGGCGTCGGATTGGTCCGCCAGACCGGCCATCTGCGGGAACTTCATCAGGAAGAGCCGGGTGATGGCCTCGGTGGTCTGCCGCTTCTTGATGGGCGAATGGACCCCCTGGATGCTCAGGGCCACTCCTTCCTCCCGCCGGTCGATCAGCAGGGATACGTGGGGGTGCTCCCGGATGTTCCGGCAGGTCTGCGAGGAGCCGGGCGTGAAGAAGTAGAATTTCATGGCCGCGTGGTCCGCGAAGAAGTACATGAGGGCGCAGTGCGGACGGATGCCGTCGGAGGTGGCCAGCGCGCAGGTTTCTTCCCGGGTGATGAGGTCGTCGATGAGACGCAGTTTTTCCTTGCTCATGGAACTGGTCTACGGCAACTTCAGGCGGTCCGCCATTATAAAGAATTGAATACGATGCCGACCCTGGACGAAAAAATTCTGCACAGCGAGAAGCTCCTGTCCGACCTGCTGGACCAGGCCCTGGCCGGGGACGGCCCGGCGCGCGTGCGCGTGGCCTGGACCGGGGGCAAGGATTCCACCGTGGCCCTGTTCATCTGGAAGATGCTCGTGGAGCACGCCGGGGCCGGGCCGGTCCGCGCCGTGACCCTGGACACGGGATGCAAGTTCCCGGAGGTCCTGGCCTTCCGCGACCGCATGACCGTCGAATGGGGCGTGGATTTGTGTATCGCCCGGCCCGAGGTCTCCCTTGAGGGGTATCCCCTGGCCGTCGACCCGCTCCGATGCTGCCGTGAACTCAAGGTTGAGCCGCTCAAAAAGGCGCTACGGGCCACTCGGACCACGCACCTGCTGACCGGCATCCGCCGGGACGAGCATCCGGACCGCGCCGGGCGGCTCGAGTCCGAGGCGCGGACCGACCCGGACCACACCCTGGTCAACCCGCTGCTCGACTGGACCGAAACCGACATCTGGGCCTTTCACGCCCGCTTCGGCCTGCCCCATTGCGAACTGTACGACCGGGGCTACCGTTCCCTGGGCTGCAAACCCTGCACGACCCTGCCGGACGGACAGGGGGGCGAGCGGTCCGGCAGGGCCCGGAGCAAGGAAGCGGTTTTGTCCGCTTTAACTGGACTCGGATATTTTTAATCCCCAAAAATGTTCACTCGGTGAACTCCCCGGAGGCCCCGCCAAGCGGGCCTTGTCTTTTCCTTCACAATATTCCGGACTTCTCTGGTCTCTCTTTTTCCAAAAATGTCATTCGGTGTAAAAACGTGTGAAGATACAGTGAGTTGCATCCGAAAAAAGGATAGGGCAAAAGTCCGATTGGGGTCTTGACCTGGGGGTCAACTTCCCCTAAGGACAAATGTTTACTAGGCTAAGGGTAAAGTGCATTCGCATCGGCTTTCGGTTGGAGGTGAACCGGAAGTCGGCTGCCTGCTGTACTCGTTCTTCATCTTCTGAAACGAGGTCTTCATGTCAAATCTGTTAGTGCTTCTCATCCTGCTGCCTGCGGCGGCGGCGCTGGTTTGCTATTTCGTGCGGTCCATGGCCGTGCGGAGGCTGACCGTGCTCGCCACCGGAGGCATCCTGACGCTCTCGGCGTTGGGGCTGCTCGCGCAGGGGACGTTTGCGCCGACCGAGGTCGGCTCATTCCTGGGGATCGGCAGCGACTTCCTGGTCACGGTCCTGGATTTCGTCCTGCTCGGGGTCATTTACTTCTACGGTTACAAACACAAGAGCCTGCTCATCCAGGGATTCACCCTGGCCCAGGTGGTCCTGCTCGCCTGGTTCGAGTTCTTCATGGTCGGCCATGAGGCTGTCCCGGCCATGATGGGCGACCAGCTCTCCCTGATCATGGTCCTGGTCATCTCGATCGTCGGCTCCCTGATCTGTATCTTCGCGCTCCCCTACATGAAGGAGCACGAGGAGCACCTGCACCTGAAGAAGACGCGCCAGCCGAGGTTCTTCTTCTTCATGCTCATCTTCCTGGGCGCCATGAACGGGCTGGTCCTGTCCAACAACATCCTGTGGATGTACTTCTTCTTCGAAGTGACCACCTTCTGTTCCTTCATGCTCATCGGCCACGACGCCACCGAGATCGCCACCAAAAACGCGGTCCGCGCCCTGTGGATGAACGCCCTGGGCGGGCTGGCCTTCGTCATCGGCATGATGCTCGTCTACACCCAGGCCGGAACCCTGAACATCAGCGCCATCCTGGCTCTGGGAACCACCGCCCCGGTCATGCTTACCGGGCTGGCCTTCCTCTGTCTGGCCGGCTTCACCAAGGCCGCCCAGGTCCCGTTCCAGTCCTGGCTGCTCGGGGCCATGGTCGCCCCGACCCCGGTGTCCGCACTGCTGCACTCCTCAACCATGGTCAAGGCGGGCGTGTTCGTGGTCCTGCGGTTCGCCCCGGCCTTTGCCGGGACCTTCCTGTCCACGGGCGTGGCCGTGTGCGGCGCGTTCACCTTCCTGGCCTGCGCCGCTCTGGGCGTGGGGCAGTCCAACGGCAAGAAGATCCTGGCCTACTCCACGGTGGGCAATCTCGGCCTGATCATCTGCTGCGCGGGCATCAACACCCCGCTGGCCCTGACCGCCGCGATCATCCTGATCCTCTTCCACGCCATCTCCAAGTCCCTGCTCTTCCTGTGCGTCGGCACCATCGAGCAGTCCATCGGTTCGCGCGACATCGAGGACATGCGCGGCCTGTACGGTTCCAACCCCCGCACGGCCCTGATCACCATCGTCGGCATCCTGACCATGATCCTCCCGCCGTTCGGCGTGCTGCTCGGCAAGTGGATGGCCATGGAGGCCTCGGCCGACTCCAACATCTTCGTCGTGGTCATGCTGGCCATGGGCTCGGCCATGATGGTCGTGTACCTGGCCCGCTGGGCCGGTTCGATGATGGGCTCCCGCAAGCCGGGCGCCAGGGCCGAATCCCAGCCCATGCTGATCCGGCTTCCGCTCATGACCCTGTGCCTCGGCGCGGTGGTCCTGTCCCTGGCCTCGCCGTGGATCTACAACTCCATGCTGGCCCCCTGGATCGGCTCCGCACCCTTCGTGGTCGGCTTCGGCTCCCTGGAATCCGCGCACGGCACCTTCGTGGTCGTGCCCCTGTTCCTGGTCCTCGGCCTGGGCCTGCTCTATGCGGTCAGGGCCGCCTCTGGCTACCGCAGGGTCAAGATCATGCCGCCCTACGTGAGCGGAGCCAACTCCGCCTCCGGCGACGGCGCCTACGTCGGTCCCATGAACGGCGACGTGCCGTTCTCCACCGGCAACCTGTACCTGGGCGAGATGTTCGCTGAACCCAAGCTCACGCCCATCTTCAACGCACTGGCGGTCGCGCTGATCGTCCTCATGCTGGGAGGGGCGCTCTAATGGAAACTCTCATTCTCGTCATCATCGGACTTGTGGCCGCGCCGCTCTTGGGCGGTCTGATCGCCGGTCTGGATCGCCGGGTCACGGCCTGGTTCCAATCCCGGCAGGGTCCCCCGATCATGCAGGCCTTCTATGACGTGGCCAAGCTCTTCGGCAAGGAGAAGATGGTCGTCAACCAGTGGCAGATCCTCTGCGCCTGGGTGTACCTCATCGCCGCGGCCGTGTCCGTGGCCCTGTTCTTCGCCCAGGGCGACCTGCTGCTCGTCTTCTTCGTGCAGGCCATCGGCGCGGTCTTCCTGGTCATGGGCGCCATGGCCGCCAAGTCCCCGTACTCCCAGGTGGGCGCGCAGCGCGAGCTGCTCCAGATCCTGGCCTACGAGCCGATCCTGATCCTGGTCTTCGTGGGCTTTTACATGGTCACCGGCAGCTTCTCCATCGACGCCATCTGGGCGCAGGACCTGCCGCTGCTGGCCAGGATGCCGCTTCTGTACCTGGCCCTGGGCTACGCCCTGACCATCAAGCTGCGGAAGTCCCCGTTCGACTTCTCGACCTCGCACCACGGACACCAGGAACTGGTCAAGGGCGTGCTCACCGAGTACTCCGGCCCCTACCTGGGACTGATCGAGATCGCCCACTGGTACGAGACCGTCCTGGTCCTGTCCCTGTGCGCGCTCTTCTGGCACACCAACGTGGCCTGGATGGCGCTTTTGCTCGTGGCCACCTACCTGCTCGAAATCCTGGTGGACAACACCATGGCCCGCATGACCTGGCGCTGGATGCTCAAGCGCGTCTGGCTGCTCGGCATGGGCATGTCCGTCGTTAACCTCATCTGGCTGTACGCGGGGTAAATCATGTTTGGATCATTCATCAAGAAATCTCGCGCCAAGTCACCGTGGATCATGCATTTCGACTGCGGTAGCTGCAACGGCTGCGACATCGAGGTCCTGGCCTGCCTGACCCCCCTCTACGACGTGGAGCGGTTCGGGATCATCAACGTCGGCAACCCCAAGCACGCCGACGTGCTCCTGGTCACCGGCACGGTCAACCACCGGAACAAGAAGGTGCTCAAGAACATCTACGACCAGATGCCCGAGCCCAAGGCCGTCATCGCCATCGGCGCGTGCGGCAACACCGGCGGCATTTTCCGCGAGGCCTACAACGTCGTGGGCGGCGTGGACAAGGTCATCCCCGTGGACGTCTACGTCCCCGGCTGCCCGGCCAAGCCAGAGGCCATCATCGACGGCGTCGTGGCGGGACTGGCCAAGTTCGCCCAGAAAGTGGAAGAAGCCAAGTAGCTTCACGCGAGGTACATAATGCAAGGTAAAGTTATCGACGTGACCCTCGACACCCTTGTCGGCGAGGTCATGAACATGAAGAACGAAGGACAGAGGCTGGTCACGTACTCCGCCTACCAGGACGGGGACAAGCTCGGCATCCTCTACCACTTCGACAAGGACCTGGAGACCACCCACCTGCGGCTTGTCGCCGACATGGACAAGCCCATCCCGAGCGTGTCCGGCGTCTACTTCGCCGCGCTGCTGGTGGAAAACGAAATCCGCGACCAGTGGAACGTCAAGTTCGACGGCCTGGTCCTCGACTTCAACCGTACGCTCTTGCTTGATCCCGAGGTCACCCAGGTTCCCCTGGTGTCCAACGTCAAGATAGAGCCCAAGAAATAGGGGGCTGAAATGGCAACCACCGTTATACCCTTCGGCCCGCAGCATCCCGTCCTGCCCGAACCGGTCCATCTGACTCTCAAGGTCGAGGACGAGATCGTCAAGGAGGCCATTCCGGCCCTGGGCTACGTCCACCGCGGCCTGGAAAAGCTGGCCGACATCCGCGACTTCCACCAGATGATCAACGTCTGCGAGCGCGTCTGCGGCATCTGTTCCATGATCCACGGCACCTGCTACTCCGAGACCGTCGAGGAGCTCATGGGCATCGAGGTCACGGACCGCGCCAAGCTGCTGCGCGTCATCTGGAGCGAGCTGCACCGCAGCCACTCCCACCTGCTCTGGCTGGGCCTGTTCGCCGACGCCTTCGGCTTCGAGTCCCTGTTCATGCAGTTCTGGAAGATCCGCGAGCGCATCATGGACATCAACGAGGCCACCACCGGCAGTCGCGTCATCGTGTCCGTCAACGTCATCGGCGGCGTGCGCGCCGACCTCTCCCCGGAGCAGATCCGCTGGATCCTGTCCGAGATCGAGATCGTCGAGAAGGAGGTCAAGGGACTGCAGGAAACGATCATGAACGACTACACCGTCAAGACCCGCACCGTGGGCGTGGGCGTGATGACCAAGGCCCAGGCCTGGGAACTCGGCGCGGCCGGCCCGACCCTGCGCGGTTCGGGCGTGGCCCAGGACATGCGCCAGCAGGGCTACGGCGGCTACTCGTTCCTGGACTTCGAACCCGTGGTCGAGACCGCCGGCGACTGCTGGGCGCGCTCCACGGTCCGTTTCCGCGAAGTGCTACAGTCCATCGACCTGGTCCGCCAGGCCATCGCCAAGCTGCCCGAGGGCGAGCTGGCCGTGAAGGTCAAGGGCAACCCGCCCGAGGGAGAGGCCTACCGCCGGGTGGAACAGCCGCGCGGCGAGTGCGTCTACTACATCCGGGGCAACGGCACCAAACACCTCGACCGGCTGCGCATCCGCACCCCCACGTTCGCCAACATCCCGCCGCTGCTGGCCATGCTGCCGGAGTGCGAGCTGGCCGACGTGCCGGTCATCGTGCTGTCCATTGACCCGTGCATCAGCTGCACCGAACGCTAGGAGGACGCATGCTGTTTACACCCACAGTCATCAGGAACCTGCTCAAGAAGCCCGCCACCCGGAACTATCCCTTCGAGGTGCGCGAGCCGTTTCCCAACTACCGGGGCGAGCTGGTCATCGACATCGACAAGTGCATCTTCTGCGGCATGTGCTCCCGCAAATGTCCCAGCCAGTGCATCACCGTGGACAAGGACGCCGGAACCTGGCAGTGCGACCCGCACGCCTGCGTCTACTGCGGCCTGTGCCGGGACAACTGCCCGACCAAGTGCCTGTCCATGAAAGATACGCACCGCAAGCCGGTCACCGAAAAGGTCGTCTGGATCGAGCAGGGCAATCCGCCCAAACCGAAAAAGAAGACCGCCGCCCCCAAGGCCGAGGCCAAAGCCGAGCCCGAGGAAAAGGCCGAGGCGAAAGCGGACAAAAAGGAAGAGAAGTAGGCCGCGTTCCGCTCCCTGCGATCGATAAGAAAAGCCCCGGCTCGTACGAGCCGGGGCTTATTTTATTCGGAAGTTGTTGGCTTCTCCTTGCCTGCGATGGTTTTGAATTCGGCCTTGAACCCTTTGACGGCTCCTACGATCTCTTCTCCCACGGTTGTGATCTTGCTTTTTCCCGAAGCGCCCTCCAGCTTCGCCTTCAGCGCCTCCAACTTGGCAATCAGGCGTTTTTTGGCCGTGTCGTAGTCGCTCTTGAGCATGTCCAGCCGAGCTTTGGCCGCAACATTCGAGGATAGGGCTCCGGTATTGCCGGGGCCGGCCGGTGCGGTGTTGTCGAGGTCCAAATCTATTCCCGCGTACTTGCCCGCTATACTGATGGCCGTATTGGTCACGGCCCTGCTGATCATCAACTGGCTCGCTATCATGTCGGAAGGGTCGCCATGCACTTGCTGGATTCGATTCATCAGGGGCGTGTCCTGAACAATGATGATCTCGGCCTTGCCCTGGGCACTGGCCCAGGTCTTGTCTCTCATGAGCTTCCAGTTTTTGGGGTCCTCATCACTGATGACCTTTTTCCAGACAGGGTCGGATGGGTCCTGCATCCGGTAGATTTGAGTGTTCTGGATGTTGACCGTGCGCGTGAGTCGCGTCAGGGTTTCCGTCCCAAGGTCGGACGCTGCCACCTGTAACGGCGCAGTCCCTTCCCAGCGGGCCGTCATCTGTTCGAAAATTTTGTCTGGCGGGGTATCATCTAATAGGTAATTGCGATTGATCTTTCTAACTGTTTCTACGAGTTGGGAATAGGCGCCGACCGATTTGTCTTGTTCCAGGGCATGAGTCGTGATGGACTTAATATTTTCGGTGAAATACTTCTCGTATTCCGTCCCAAGGTTGCCGCCCAATTCTTCCAGCTGTCCCTTTATGTTGAATAACCCGTTGACAATGACTTGGGATCTGTCCGCCAAGGTCGCCGTGAGAGTCTCGGGTGGAACTTTTTCAAGGTTCTGCCTGTAGTTTTCAACGTTCGTTTCAACAAGAGCGATGGCCTTCGTGAGCAAATCGTACCTGGCATCGAGTGCTTCGATAAAAACTTTCTTCCGTCTTGGTTGCAAGCCACCGGGACTTTTGTAAATGGCACAGGATGTGTCCGTTTTTTCTTGGACCGCATCCTTCTTTTTGCTGGCGGCCTGTTTTTTGACCAGACATTGCAGCCAGAGAAGCTCCAGGAGATCGTCCGCCAGCTCTGTCCGACGCTGTTTTATCTCCTCGGCCTGCCCTTTGTAGTTGTCCAGGAGACTCCGGACCTTAAGCAGATCATATTCGTCCATGGGGACAGGCCGTTCGGGCTCGTTTGTTTCTCCGGTGTACATAGACAGCTGAAGAGTCATGCTGGCCGTGCTGCAGCCGAAGCCGAGAAGGGCCAGGGAGGCGATCAGGAATATTCTTAATCCGTTCATTTCGCACCTCCTTCTAGGGCATGCTCTGGAGCATTTCGATGAGTTTGGTCATTTCACTGATGGTGGCTTTTTGGGAAGCGGTGTCAGTGGGGGGGCTGGTGGCGAGGGCGTCAAGCTCACCTTCGATAAGGTGCCCGTAATTGCGAGTGGCATGCATGGAGGCCATGAGGGTTCCATGCTCCCCGAGGGCCTGGGCATTGAAGAGATCGGAGAGTTGATTGATATTCAGCGCCGCTTCGGTGGATTGGGTGAAGTTGTTGATGGCGTTGAGTACCTTGGTCGGGTCGGATGACAACAGGAAGACCATCTTTTCGTCCGCGTGTCGCATTACAATGCCTTCGGTTGGCTGGTATTCGATATAGCACATGCCTTCGCGCTGAAAGTTCTCCGTGGTGGGGTAGGACAGAACAAGGCGCAGCG
Proteins encoded:
- a CDS encoding NADH-quinone oxidoreductase subunit 5 family protein, with product MSNLLVLLILLPAAAALVCYFVRSMAVRRLTVLATGGILTLSALGLLAQGTFAPTEVGSFLGIGSDFLVTVLDFVLLGVIYFYGYKHKSLLIQGFTLAQVVLLAWFEFFMVGHEAVPAMMGDQLSLIMVLVISIVGSLICIFALPYMKEHEEHLHLKKTRQPRFFFFMLIFLGAMNGLVLSNNILWMYFFFEVTTFCSFMLIGHDATEIATKNAVRALWMNALGGLAFVIGMMLVYTQAGTLNISAILALGTTAPVMLTGLAFLCLAGFTKAAQVPFQSWLLGAMVAPTPVSALLHSSTMVKAGVFVVLRFAPAFAGTFLSTGVAVCGAFTFLACAALGVGQSNGKKILAYSTVGNLGLIICCAGINTPLALTAAIILILFHAISKSLLFLCVGTIEQSIGSRDIEDMRGLYGSNPRTALITIVGILTMILPPFGVLLGKWMAMEASADSNIFVVVMLAMGSAMMVVYLARWAGSMMGSRKPGARAESQPMLIRLPLMTLCLGAVVLSLASPWIYNSMLAPWIGSAPFVVGFGSLESAHGTFVVVPLFLVLGLGLLYAVRAASGYRRVKIMPPYVSGANSASGDGAYVGPMNGDVPFSTGNLYLGEMFAEPKLTPIFNALAVALIVLMLGGAL
- a CDS encoding respiratory chain complex I subunit 1 family protein is translated as METLILVIIGLVAAPLLGGLIAGLDRRVTAWFQSRQGPPIMQAFYDVAKLFGKEKMVVNQWQILCAWVYLIAAAVSVALFFAQGDLLLVFFVQAIGAVFLVMGAMAAKSPYSQVGAQRELLQILAYEPILILVFVGFYMVTGSFSIDAIWAQDLPLLARMPLLYLALGYALTIKLRKSPFDFSTSHHGHQELVKGVLTEYSGPYLGLIEIAHWYETVLVLSLCALFWHTNVAWMALLLVATYLLEILVDNTMARMTWRWMLKRVWLLGMGMSVVNLIWLYAG
- a CDS encoding NADH-quinone oxidoreductase subunit B family protein — translated: MFGSFIKKSRAKSPWIMHFDCGSCNGCDIEVLACLTPLYDVERFGIINVGNPKHADVLLVTGTVNHRNKKVLKNIYDQMPEPKAVIAIGACGNTGGIFREAYNVVGGVDKVIPVDVYVPGCPAKPEAIIDGVVAGLAKFAQKVEEAK
- a CDS encoding NADH-quinone oxidoreductase subunit C, yielding MQGKVIDVTLDTLVGEVMNMKNEGQRLVTYSAYQDGDKLGILYHFDKDLETTHLRLVADMDKPIPSVSGVYFAALLVENEIRDQWNVKFDGLVLDFNRTLLLDPEVTQVPLVSNVKIEPKK
- a CDS encoding hydrogenase large subunit — translated: MATTVIPFGPQHPVLPEPVHLTLKVEDEIVKEAIPALGYVHRGLEKLADIRDFHQMINVCERVCGICSMIHGTCYSETVEELMGIEVTDRAKLLRVIWSELHRSHSHLLWLGLFADAFGFESLFMQFWKIRERIMDINEATTGSRVIVSVNVIGGVRADLSPEQIRWILSEIEIVEKEVKGLQETIMNDYTVKTRTVGVGVMTKAQAWELGAAGPTLRGSGVAQDMRQQGYGGYSFLDFEPVVETAGDCWARSTVRFREVLQSIDLVRQAIAKLPEGELAVKVKGNPPEGEAYRRVEQPRGECVYYIRGNGTKHLDRLRIRTPTFANIPPLLAMLPECELADVPVIVLSIDPCISCTER
- a CDS encoding 4Fe-4S binding protein; this translates as MLFTPTVIRNLLKKPATRNYPFEVREPFPNYRGELVIDIDKCIFCGMCSRKCPSQCITVDKDAGTWQCDPHACVYCGLCRDNCPTKCLSMKDTHRKPVTEKVVWIEQGNPPKPKKKTAAPKAEAKAEPEEKAEAKADKKEEK